A stretch of Parvimonas micra DNA encodes these proteins:
- a CDS encoding pilin N-terminal domain-containing protein, with amino-acid sequence MKKITKMIVSSVLAFAMVIGMFSSMFSPAKVSAEGNGTKKVTLHKLLLKTKDELEKWDSEKVKKGGYNGTQDLNQLNQILSKIGGGHPDSVKEIPGVYFAWQKKNNAGEWKYIKSDGSDATGLDDPNILGGLTTATGKDFDVTNLPAGEYQIVEIREKSTYVGKGGETLTSQKAVPVLITLPLVKEDGVIENAHVYPKNVQEKPQVDKNLEGQTDYNKAEQPKGNVNKMIGDEVPYEVKTKLPKDAKYKTLRWEDTMTKGLTYKKGLELTVKVLEPAEDVTLTSGTDYELTENGSGFVLNFKADGLKKIEDATKKGEVEFILKYKAILNGEAVVDTPDKNQVKFDYDNKVREFKDPRENEVTPKDNSIEVTKSWAEGNAPAGVTVTYYLYEKGATAGDDKVVDSVTKKDNFNHKFTGLDANKKYYVKEIVAGYTPEYKTEDGKVTVKNTKTPDSPVPVIPTSPEVVTYGKKFVKTGENGTDRLAGAEFVVENADGKFLGLKDSATVKADRDAYTAAQKKYDDAIKAYNDLPTDQQQGQAGTDAKEKIEEAKVIRDKAFLKVRTDYEWTTEAKAVKFTSNKDGQFEVAGLLAGNYKLKEVRAPEGYALLSGKIDFEVNANSYSSAGDINYSQDQAGKTDATKVINKKVTIPQTGGVGTVIFTVIGITLMGVAVYAMKRRNAEEK; translated from the coding sequence ATGAAAAAAATAACTAAGATGATTGTTTCAAGTGTGTTAGCATTTGCAATGGTTATCGGAATGTTTTCATCCATGTTTTCACCTGCAAAAGTAAGCGCTGAAGGAAATGGAACAAAAAAAGTAACTTTGCATAAATTACTTTTAAAGACAAAAGATGAATTAGAAAAATGGGATAGTGAAAAAGTTAAAAAAGGTGGTTACAATGGAACTCAAGACCTTAACCAACTAAACCAAATTTTATCAAAAATTGGTGGTGGACATCCTGATTCTGTAAAAGAAATTCCTGGTGTTTATTTTGCTTGGCAAAAGAAAAATAATGCTGGTGAATGGAAATACATCAAAAGTGATGGATCAGATGCTACTGGATTAGATGATCCTAACATTTTAGGTGGTCTTACAACAGCTACTGGTAAAGACTTTGATGTTACAAATCTTCCTGCCGGTGAATACCAAATAGTTGAAATTAGAGAAAAATCAACTTATGTTGGTAAAGGTGGAGAAACATTAACTTCTCAAAAAGCTGTACCAGTTCTTATAACTTTACCTTTGGTTAAAGAAGACGGAGTTATTGAAAATGCTCATGTTTATCCAAAGAATGTTCAAGAAAAGCCTCAAGTTGATAAGAATCTTGAAGGACAAACAGATTATAATAAGGCAGAACAACCAAAGGGTAATGTAAATAAGATGATTGGTGATGAAGTTCCATACGAAGTAAAAACTAAACTTCCAAAAGATGCTAAATATAAGACTTTAAGATGGGAAGATACTATGACTAAAGGACTTACTTACAAAAAAGGTTTAGAACTTACTGTTAAAGTATTAGAACCTGCTGAAGATGTAACATTAACTTCTGGAACTGATTATGAATTAACAGAAAATGGCAGCGGATTTGTTTTAAATTTCAAAGCTGATGGACTTAAGAAAATTGAAGATGCTACTAAAAAAGGTGAAGTTGAATTTATTTTAAAATATAAAGCTATTTTAAATGGGGAAGCTGTAGTTGATACTCCAGATAAGAACCAAGTTAAATTTGATTATGATAATAAAGTAAGAGAATTCAAAGACCCAAGAGAAAATGAAGTAACTCCAAAGGATAATTCTATAGAAGTTACAAAGAGTTGGGCTGAAGGAAATGCTCCTGCTGGTGTTACTGTAACATATTACTTATATGAAAAAGGTGCAACTGCTGGAGATGATAAGGTTGTAGATAGTGTTACTAAAAAGGACAATTTTAATCACAAATTTACAGGCTTAGATGCTAATAAAAAATACTATGTAAAAGAAATTGTTGCTGGATATACTCCTGAATATAAAACTGAAGATGGAAAGGTTACTGTTAAGAACACAAAAACTCCTGACAGTCCTGTACCTGTAATTCCAACTTCTCCAGAAGTAGTAACTTATGGAAAGAAATTTGTTAAAACTGGTGAAAATGGAACTGATAGATTAGCTGGTGCTGAATTTGTTGTTGAAAATGCAGATGGTAAATTCTTAGGATTAAAAGACTCTGCTACAGTTAAAGCTGACAGAGATGCTTATACAGCAGCTCAAAAGAAATATGATGATGCAATAAAGGCTTATAATGATTTACCTACTGATCAACAACAAGGTCAAGCAGGAACAGATGCTAAAGAAAAAATTGAAGAAGCTAAGGTTATTCGTGATAAAGCATTCTTAAAAGTAAGAACTGACTATGAATGGACTACTGAAGCTAAGGCTGTTAAATTTACTTCTAACAAAGATGGTCAATTTGAAGTTGCAGGTCTTTTAGCAGGAAACTACAAACTAAAAGAAGTTAGAGCTCCTGAAGGTTATGCGTTATTAAGTGGAAAAATTGATTTTGAAGTGAATGCAAATTCCTATTCAAGTGCTGGGGATATTAATTATTCTCAAGATCAAGCTGGTAAGACAGATGCAACAAAAGTTATAAATAAAAAAGTTACTATTCCTCAAACAGGTGGAGTAGGTACAGTTATCTTCACTGTTATTGGTATTACTCTTATGGGAGTTGCAGTTTATGCAATGAAGAGAAGAAATGCTGAAGAAAAATAA
- a CDS encoding class C sortase, which yields MKSKKVRIVGYLIMIIGISLPLYTFTNLVFNNYRQKSMYEEFKLLQEKMSEEEKTQLENSIKEYNNNVKSSSIVDPFSNEEYNTVYEFKKGDPDGIFAYIRIPAIDLYKPIRLDASYKHLDNGVAHIDGTALPTGGNGNRSVIAGHRGWYKDVMFLNISKLKKGDKVYIERAGKTLTYVVSNTEIIKPYEWEKLEPEKDKDILTLLTCDPAIPPSPYRMLVNCERLVENTGEQVEKKEEINKDVKNMSIFVYSITGGLWIVFIFTGYKFIKFLIKRK from the coding sequence ATGAAAAGTAAAAAAGTAAGAATTGTTGGATATTTGATTATGATTATAGGAATTTCACTTCCATTATACACTTTTACTAATTTGGTGTTTAATAATTATAGGCAAAAGTCCATGTATGAAGAGTTTAAGTTACTTCAAGAAAAAATGAGTGAAGAGGAAAAAACTCAACTTGAAAATTCAATAAAAGAGTATAATAACAATGTAAAAAGTTCAAGTATTGTAGATCCTTTTAGCAATGAAGAATATAACACTGTTTATGAATTTAAAAAAGGAGATCCTGATGGAATTTTTGCATATATAAGAATTCCTGCCATAGATTTATACAAACCTATAAGACTTGATGCCTCCTATAAACATCTAGATAATGGTGTTGCGCATATTGACGGAACAGCACTCCCAACTGGAGGAAATGGGAATAGAAGTGTAATCGCGGGACATAGAGGTTGGTATAAAGATGTAATGTTTTTAAATATTTCTAAATTGAAAAAAGGCGATAAAGTTTATATCGAAAGAGCTGGAAAAACATTAACTTATGTAGTTTCAAATACGGAAATTATAAAACCTTATGAGTGGGAAAAATTAGAACCAGAAAAAGATAAGGATATTTTGACATTGCTTACTTGTGACCCTGCAATTCCACCAAGCCCTTATCGAATGCTTGTAAATTGTGAAAGATTAGTAGAAAATACTGGGGAACAAGTTGAAAAAAAAGAAGAAATAAATAAAGATGTAAAAAATATGTCTATTTTTGTATACTCTATTACTGGAGGATTGTGGATTGTATTTATCTTTACAGGATATAAATTTATAAAATTTTTAATAAAAAGAAAATAA
- a CDS encoding class C sortase, with amino-acid sequence MKIKDNKAKGKSWKKTKLPFIFVFLIGFCIMIYPFVSQWYYRVDSGKRIENFEKEAGKLSKEEIEERIKLAKAYNSTLDPSKLSDPYSKEEKNRGVAEYARMLQVGELIGHVEIPKIDENLPIYAGTSEDILQKGAGHLEGSSLPVGGEGTHSVITAHRGLPTAALFTKLDKLQKGDVFFIHNIQTVLAYEVDQILVVEPSDFSPILVESGKDYVTLLTCTPYMVNSHRLLVRGHRIEYTPLDKAKNVSKRRSFFRKYFYWLLMIFIIALIIFLYNFKKYMDVRKRIKELKL; translated from the coding sequence ATGAAAATTAAAGATAATAAAGCTAAAGGCAAAAGCTGGAAAAAGACAAAACTTCCTTTTATCTTCGTCTTTTTAATCGGATTTTGCATTATGATTTATCCTTTTGTATCTCAATGGTATTATAGAGTTGATAGTGGAAAGCGTATTGAAAACTTTGAAAAGGAAGCGGGAAAACTCTCTAAGGAAGAAATAGAAGAGAGAATAAAACTTGCTAAGGCATATAATTCAACACTTGATCCTTCCAAACTTTCTGACCCTTATTCTAAAGAAGAAAAAAATAGGGGAGTAGCGGAGTATGCGAGAATGTTACAAGTTGGAGAGTTGATAGGTCATGTTGAAATACCTAAGATTGATGAAAATTTACCGATTTATGCAGGGACATCAGAAGATATTTTGCAAAAAGGAGCAGGTCACTTAGAGGGTTCTTCTCTTCCTGTGGGTGGAGAAGGTACACATTCAGTAATCACTGCTCATAGAGGACTTCCAACTGCTGCACTTTTTACAAAGCTGGATAAATTACAAAAAGGGGATGTATTCTTCATTCACAATATTCAAACTGTTTTAGCTTATGAAGTTGATCAGATTTTGGTTGTTGAGCCATCAGATTTTTCTCCAATTTTGGTTGAAAGCGGAAAGGATTATGTAACCCTTTTGACTTGTACACCTTATATGGTTAATTCACATAGACTTTTAGTTAGAGGGCATAGGATTGAATACACTCCACTTGATAAGGCAAAAAATGTTAGCAAGAGAAGAAGTTTTTTCAGAAAATATTTTTATTGGTTACTTATGATTTTTATAATAGCACTAATTATTTTCTTATATAATTTTAAGAAATATATGGATGTTAGAAAGAGAATTAAAGAGCTTAAATTGTAA
- a CDS encoding MSCRAMM family protein has protein sequence MKKFTKNLISIVMAFVLLLNIGFISKTVFASETIDIFLISQKGKEEKKPIRDTKLKVWKLKDSYANKEKSEIIEELKDLKDEDISKENGNFTETSKSDVDGRITLSLEKGTYYVREVSDNSRDYEISPFVFKVPDDGNTIYSKTIIKIPDILGKVRLLKISEENNPLENVGFKLYMITANGDVEVPLTENSYDKEGSTRTLYTDKNGQIFIDKLPLGEYFFREIEPLSGYVIDKRDTSFKIVDENEMSLKVINKKAETGDKLFVKVSSGKNPKFLEGAHFKVMIKDGNKFIPFKRDGKDYVLVSGKNGGFKVENLPFGTYYLVETKAPKGYSLLSESIEFKIDANSKTNEATIIKNKPFRRGLPKTGDILFLIMTVGGIVIFITGYFINRKGKSKQN, from the coding sequence TTGAAAAAATTTACGAAAAATTTAATATCTATTGTAATGGCTTTTGTATTGCTTCTGAATATAGGCTTTATTAGCAAAACAGTATTTGCATCTGAAACTATAGATATTTTCTTGATTTCTCAAAAGGGAAAAGAAGAGAAAAAACCTATAAGAGATACTAAGTTAAAAGTTTGGAAGCTTAAAGACAGTTATGCTAATAAAGAAAAAAGTGAAATTATCGAAGAACTAAAAGATTTAAAAGATGAAGATATAAGTAAAGAAAATGGTAATTTTACAGAAACATCTAAAAGTGATGTAGATGGAAGAATTACTTTAAGTCTTGAAAAAGGAACTTATTATGTTAGAGAAGTTTCAGATAATTCAAGAGATTATGAAATATCACCTTTTGTTTTTAAAGTTCCTGATGACGGAAATACAATTTATTCTAAAACAATTATAAAAATACCTGATATTTTAGGAAAAGTAAGACTTTTAAAAATATCAGAAGAAAATAACCCTCTTGAAAATGTAGGTTTTAAATTATATATGATAACTGCTAATGGAGATGTCGAAGTTCCACTAACAGAAAACTCATACGACAAAGAGGGCTCAACAAGAACACTCTATACAGATAAAAATGGACAGATTTTTATTGATAAATTACCTTTAGGAGAATATTTCTTTAGAGAAATTGAACCGCTTTCAGGCTATGTAATAGACAAGAGAGATACTTCATTTAAAATCGTTGATGAAAATGAGATGTCTCTTAAAGTAATAAACAAAAAAGCAGAAACCGGAGACAAATTATTTGTTAAAGTTTCAAGTGGTAAAAATCCGAAATTCCTTGAAGGTGCTCATTTTAAAGTAATGATAAAAGATGGAAATAAATTTATTCCTTTTAAAAGAGATGGTAAAGATTATGTACTTGTTTCTGGTAAAAACGGAGGTTTCAAAGTTGAAAATCTTCCTTTTGGAACATACTACTTAGTAGAGACAAAAGCTCCAAAAGGTTATAGTTTGCTTTCAGAAAGTATTGAATTTAAAATAGATGCAAATTCAAAGACTAATGAGGCAACAATTATAAAAAATAAACCGTTTAGAAGAGGACTTCCAAAAACTGGAGATATTCTATTTTTAATTATGACTGTTGGTGGTATAGTAATTTTTATTACTGGATATTTTATTAACAGAAAAGGAAAGAGTAAACAAAATTAA
- a CDS encoding class C sortase, producing MSDIDIKISKKKSKKKSNWPFILVFLLGFGILMYPIITRLYYRVESKNVISTFDSEKEKLSKEEVKRRMELAKAYNSSLHNEVTNDPYSDEKKKEGKAEYARMIEIHEYIGHVQIPAIDVDVPIYAGTDEEVLQKGAGHLEGTSLPIGGINTHTVITAHSGLPTATLFTNLLKLQIGDKFYIHNFAETLAYQIDQIKVVEPSTFDDLLISEGKDYATLLTCTPYMINTHRLLVRGHRVEYDKDLVDKELLEGKKNIWYMYLFYFILFLLVILIISTLYYVRKRKKISKKLEKIDVDNIK from the coding sequence ATGAGTGATATAGATATAAAAATTTCTAAGAAAAAGTCCAAAAAGAAAAGTAATTGGCCTTTTATTTTAGTTTTTTTACTTGGTTTTGGGATACTTATGTATCCTATAATCACTAGATTGTATTATAGAGTTGAATCAAAAAATGTTATCTCAACTTTTGACAGCGAAAAAGAAAAATTGTCAAAAGAAGAAGTTAAAAGAAGAATGGAGTTAGCAAAGGCATATAATAGTTCTTTGCATAATGAAGTTACTAATGACCCTTATTCTGATGAAAAAAAGAAAGAGGGCAAGGCTGAGTATGCGAGAATGATTGAAATTCACGAATACATCGGACATGTTCAGATACCTGCCATTGATGTTGATGTGCCAATTTATGCGGGAACTGATGAAGAAGTTCTTCAAAAAGGTGCAGGTCATTTGGAAGGGACATCTCTTCCTATTGGTGGGATTAACACACATACTGTTATAACTGCACATAGTGGACTTCCTACAGCAACTTTATTTACAAATCTTTTAAAACTTCAAATTGGAGATAAATTTTATATTCATAATTTCGCTGAAACTTTGGCTTATCAGATTGATCAAATCAAAGTTGTTGAGCCTTCAACTTTTGATGATTTACTTATTTCCGAAGGAAAAGACTATGCTACTCTTTTAACTTGTACACCTTATATGATTAATACTCATAGATTATTGGTTAGGGGACATAGAGTTGAATATGACAAAGACCTTGTTGATAAGGAGTTATTGGAGGGCAAAAAGAATATCTGGTATATGTATTTATTCTACTTTATTTTATTTTTACTTGTAATTTTAATTATTTCCACTTTGTATTATGTTAGAAAGAGGAAAAAAATTAGTAAAAAACTAGAAAAAATAGATGTAGATAATATTAAATAG
- a CDS encoding ABC-F family ATP-binding cassette domain-containing protein — protein sequence MSILTVKNLSHSFGGRQILKDVNFRLLKGEHIGLVGPNGEGKSTFLNLVTGKLEAEEGSIEWAKRVRIGYLDQHSVIGANMTVRDVLKSAFSYLFEVESELNDIYMKMGELSGQELDDIMLDAAELQELLETNDFYMIDSKIDEIAHNMGIKEWLDSDLSGGQRSKILLAKLLLEKPDILLLDEPTNYLDEEHINWLRRYLQNYENAFILISHDISFLNSVINLIYHVENCEVNRYVGDYDEFLRLKELRQRQIEAAYKKQQQEIQELEDFVQRNKARVATRNMAMSRQKKLDKMEKIELVREKPKPEFYFETAPSTSRLIFETEDLVIGYDKPISKPLNLRMERGDRIAIVGANGLGKTTLVNTILGNIKAISGSVSFGQNLAIGYFKQEEHYENNNTPIDEMWEKFPSWEQFKIRAALAKCSLTTVHIESQMKVLSGGEQAKVRLCKILNEKTNILMLDEPTNHLDPESKEELKRALKEYKGGIFLISHEKDFYTEIATEIWNMEDFSLL from the coding sequence ATGAGTATTTTAACTGTAAAAAATTTGAGCCACAGTTTTGGTGGTCGTCAAATACTTAAAGATGTAAATTTTAGACTTTTAAAAGGTGAACATATAGGACTTGTTGGACCAAATGGAGAGGGCAAAAGTACCTTTCTAAATTTGGTTACTGGAAAACTTGAAGCTGAAGAGGGAAGTATCGAATGGGCAAAGAGAGTAAGAATTGGCTATCTTGACCAACATTCTGTAATTGGTGCGAATATGACTGTTCGTGATGTTTTAAAATCAGCCTTTTCGTATCTTTTTGAAGTTGAAAGTGAATTAAATGATATTTATATGAAAATGGGTGAATTATCAGGTCAAGAACTTGATGATATTATGCTTGATGCGGCGGAGCTTCAAGAATTACTTGAAACGAATGACTTTTATATGATTGATTCCAAGATTGATGAAATTGCTCATAATATGGGAATTAAAGAATGGCTTGATAGTGACCTTTCGGGTGGACAACGTTCAAAGATTTTACTTGCAAAATTGCTTTTAGAAAAGCCTGATATTTTGCTTCTTGACGAGCCTACTAACTACTTGGACGAAGAGCATATAAATTGGCTTAGAAGATATTTACAAAATTATGAAAACGCCTTTATTTTAATTTCTCATGATATCTCATTTTTAAATTCTGTAATAAATTTGATTTACCATGTTGAAAATTGTGAAGTAAATAGATATGTTGGAGATTATGATGAGTTTTTAAGACTGAAAGAGTTGAGACAAAGACAAATTGAAGCGGCTTATAAAAAACAACAACAGGAAATTCAAGAACTTGAGGACTTTGTTCAACGTAATAAGGCAAGAGTTGCTACTAGAAATATGGCAATGTCAAGACAGAAAAAACTTGATAAAATGGAAAAGATTGAGCTTGTAAGAGAAAAGCCAAAGCCTGAATTTTATTTTGAAACAGCTCCTTCTACAAGCAGATTAATTTTTGAAACAGAAGATTTGGTAATAGGTTATGACAAGCCTATAAGTAAGCCTTTAAATCTTCGTATGGAAAGAGGAGATAGGATTGCCATTGTAGGAGCAAACGGACTTGGTAAGACAACTCTTGTAAATACAATTCTTGGAAATATTAAAGCTATTTCAGGTTCTGTTTCTTTTGGTCAAAACTTAGCAATAGGATATTTTAAACAAGAAGAGCATTACGAAAATAACAATACTCCAATTGATGAGATGTGGGAGAAATTTCCAAGTTGGGAACAATTTAAAATTCGTGCTGCCCTGGCAAAATGTTCTCTTACAACTGTGCATATCGAATCACAGATGAAAGTTTTAAGCGGAGGAGAACAGGCAAAGGTAAGACTTTGTAAGATTTTAAATGAAAAGACAAATATTCTAATGCTTGACGAACCTACAAACCATCTTGACCCAGAGTCAAAGGAAGAATTAAAAAGAGCTTTAAAGGAATATAAGGGTGGAATATTTTTAATCTCTCACGAAAAAGACTTTTATACAGAAATAGCGACAGAAATTTGGAATATGGAAGATTTTTCACTATTATAA
- a CDS encoding SpaA isopeptide-forming pilin-related protein yields the protein MKSKKVLISCFLVLVFLFQFTSSAFVNAEIGYTTNQEGTFPTDYDEIDGLIRNAKNQPIDYEDAKLSKTVSKGERDGEFYVDLKIEGKYKEEDITKDIVIVLDNSNSMQRNNRVGIAHKVLSEFTKNVLKDGKGKVRLALVTYGTDVFDGRYVGHAARPGYSSDLCVKHFTTNPNEIINKVPSNIPTTRGQTYLGGTFTQAALKEARQILSTSNAKQKIIVHLTDGMPTNSYEMTSIDRDGAQFSNTIKGTGLTYFLGQNFAYEHNAYSVWNPLTNSNLYVNNHGIPTSYEAKKFTKDIATYTIGIELAQEKYNGGKYYPSGTLEKPDIVKLMKSISTSPNHYYDSANVNQLSSILSKIEKDIHNTVVNGTVTDPMGQMVDLNLSNPESFKLTASNDSILEAVDINYSKHTRQLTLTGLHLGKDQWVNLRYKVNLRTEDKDFKIGKFYQVNGPTKLVPKDSNPNKSIDFPIPSVKAEYLDINVEKIWKYKSGNELPEEMRKDVKIKLIRKSTNPRVPNSKKETVIAERTLNKASDWKNKFEKLIPFDNLGYSFEYYVKEEALSKDFETKIEYSNNKNFIQSTSGDVKITNIKDIEIEFLKYKKEGNNKIPIENIEFELYKKSQNGEYEVVTKDNKNVISKSGNDGKFKFNGLEVGEYAIKELKAPEGYRTPKDFVRYFKVNKKGEIEYDNSIFSSKEAFYNIENKKLTPMYFMLNKVNLLGELIKEGNLELELKGSSGKTEIYDLTKSTADGFKFEIPLDFESGTYILTEKNAPMGYKKSNIEYHIKIDNEERKIILEKEVQNGVSTVKNIVLYQENGEDIETKNLNITNEKTVYPHTGGSGTALFIITGVLFMVCSAGAYYIVQKKKSI from the coding sequence ATGAAATCGAAAAAAGTCTTAATTAGTTGCTTTTTAGTTTTAGTTTTTTTATTTCAATTTACATCATCAGCTTTTGTTAATGCCGAAATAGGCTATACAACAAATCAAGAAGGAACTTTTCCAACTGATTATGATGAAATAGATGGTCTTATTAGAAATGCTAAAAATCAACCAATAGATTATGAAGATGCTAAACTGTCCAAAACTGTTAGCAAAGGCGAAAGGGATGGAGAGTTTTATGTAGATTTAAAAATTGAGGGAAAATATAAAGAAGAAGATATTACTAAAGATATTGTAATTGTTTTGGATAACTCCAACTCAATGCAAAGAAATAATCGTGTTGGTATTGCACATAAAGTACTAAGTGAATTTACTAAGAATGTTCTTAAAGATGGAAAAGGAAAAGTAAGACTTGCCTTAGTAACTTATGGTACTGATGTATTCGACGGAAGATATGTAGGTCATGCTGCGCGCCCTGGATATTCATCTGATCTTTGTGTTAAACATTTTACAACAAATCCAAATGAAATTATAAATAAAGTCCCTAGTAATATTCCTACAACTCGAGGTCAAACATATCTTGGAGGAACATTTACACAAGCGGCACTTAAAGAAGCTCGTCAGATTTTAAGTACAAGTAATGCAAAGCAAAAAATAATAGTACATTTGACTGATGGTATGCCTACTAATTCTTATGAAATGACTTCGATAGACAGAGACGGAGCACAATTTTCTAATACCATAAAGGGAACTGGGCTAACTTACTTTTTAGGACAAAATTTTGCATATGAACATAATGCTTATAGTGTTTGGAATCCATTAACTAATAGTAATCTTTATGTGAATAACCACGGTATTCCAACATCTTATGAAGCTAAAAAGTTTACTAAAGATATTGCAACTTATACAATCGGTATTGAACTTGCACAAGAGAAATATAATGGTGGAAAATATTATCCAAGTGGAACACTTGAAAAACCTGATATTGTTAAGTTGATGAAGAGCATTTCAACTTCACCAAATCATTATTACGATTCTGCTAATGTAAATCAACTAAGCTCTATACTTAGCAAAATAGAAAAGGACATTCATAATACAGTTGTTAATGGAACTGTAACAGATCCTATGGGGCAAATGGTAGATTTAAACTTGTCTAATCCTGAAAGCTTTAAACTTACTGCATCTAACGATTCTATTTTAGAAGCTGTAGATATTAATTATAGTAAACATACAAGACAACTTACTTTAACTGGTTTGCATCTAGGAAAGGATCAATGGGTTAATTTAAGGTATAAGGTTAATTTAAGAACAGAAGATAAAGATTTTAAGATAGGGAAATTCTATCAGGTTAATGGTCCAACAAAATTGGTTCCTAAGGATAGCAACCCTAATAAATCTATCGATTTTCCAATTCCTTCTGTAAAAGCTGAGTATTTAGATATAAATGTAGAAAAGATTTGGAAATATAAGAGTGGTAATGAATTACCTGAAGAAATGCGAAAAGATGTTAAGATAAAGCTTATAAGGAAGTCGACTAATCCGAGAGTTCCAAATTCTAAAAAAGAAACAGTAATTGCTGAAAGAACTCTAAATAAAGCTAGTGATTGGAAGAATAAATTCGAAAAATTAATACCTTTTGACAATCTTGGATATTCTTTTGAATATTATGTTAAGGAAGAAGCTTTATCAAAAGACTTTGAAACTAAGATAGAATATTCAAATAATAAAAATTTCATTCAATCAACATCTGGAGATGTTAAGATAACAAATATAAAAGATATTGAAATTGAATTTTTAAAGTACAAAAAAGAGGGAAATAATAAAATTCCTATTGAAAATATTGAGTTTGAATTATATAAAAAGTCTCAAAATGGAGAATATGAAGTTGTAACTAAAGATAATAAGAATGTTATTTCAAAGTCTGGTAATGACGGAAAATTCAAATTTAACGGACTTGAAGTTGGAGAATATGCAATTAAGGAATTAAAAGCTCCTGAAGGATACCGAACTCCTAAGGATTTTGTAAGATATTTCAAAGTAAATAAAAAAGGTGAAATTGAATACGATAATTCAATATTTTCATCTAAAGAAGCTTTTTATAATATCGAAAACAAGAAACTTACTCCAATGTACTTTATGTTAAATAAAGTGAATCTTTTAGGCGAGTTGATTAAAGAAGGAAACTTGGAATTAGAATTAAAAGGAAGTTCAGGAAAGACTGAAATTTACGATTTAACTAAGAGTACAGCAGATGGCTTTAAGTTTGAAATTCCACTTGACTTTGAAAGTGGTACTTACATTCTTACTGAAAAGAATGCTCCTATGGGATATAAAAAATCAAATATTGAATATCACATAAAAATTGATAATGAAGAAAGAAAAATAATTTTAGAAAAAGAAGTTCAAAACGGAGTTTCTACAGTTAAAAATATTGTCTTATACCAAGAAAATGGAGAAGATATAGAAACTAAAAATCTCAATATTACAAATGAAAAAACAGTATACCCTCATACAGGTGGAAGTGGAACAGCTTTGTTTATCATAACGGGAGTATTATTTATGGTATGTTCTGCTGGAGCATATTATATAGTTCAAAAGAAAAAATCAATTTAG